Proteins encoded together in one Pelosinus sp. IPA-1 window:
- a CDS encoding ABC transporter ATP-binding protein: protein MFKLYWKKFIVPHWAMVLLALICFIIASIAGLLAPLVIKFLIDDALIGGDEEFLHLIIAGVIGLYLLRGIFSYIYGQKIAKAGNLMLAKLRQRMFERLQQLDYAYFVNTPTGEIISLFTNDLGLIQQSVSVAVPDLLVESLNLIAILMIMIYFDWQLALVTFATLPFIILATSFFNEKISGLGKLVEETLGEVTSILHQALLSIKVVQSYVREEYESQKFCLHMRKAAGDFIKVQRLRAILIALVEFLASIGLTGIIWYGGREVINDKLTIGGMFAFLVYIINIPTPIRKISEAVSSMKLGIVAWQRVSSLERETKVVFDGKQEIDNVMGKVEFRDVNFEYLPELGTLRGINFIIRPGDMVAIVGPSGAGKSSFANLLLRFYDPISGVILLDDLNIKEIKMSFLRKQIGFIQQQPILFNISILENIRYGRPNATFDEVKKAAKLANAHDFIMNLPGGYDYIVGELGNNVSGGQRQRIAIARAIIVEPPILLLDEPTAALDTEAEKLVMESIRKVSENRTTFLITHRLSSLLDSDKVICLMNGRITEAGTHAELIERGGVYAKAVFNEELQA, encoded by the coding sequence ATGTTTAAATTATATTGGAAAAAATTTATAGTACCGCATTGGGCGATGGTATTGTTGGCATTGATATGCTTTATCATTGCCAGTATTGCAGGTTTATTGGCCCCCTTAGTTATAAAGTTTTTAATTGATGATGCATTAATTGGTGGGGATGAGGAATTTTTACATCTGATTATAGCAGGTGTCATTGGATTATATTTATTACGGGGGATATTTTCTTATATTTATGGACAAAAGATAGCCAAAGCGGGTAATCTGATGTTGGCGAAACTGCGACAGCGAATGTTTGAACGATTACAACAATTAGATTATGCATATTTTGTTAATACCCCAACTGGCGAAATTATTTCTTTATTTACGAATGACCTAGGGCTAATTCAACAATCTGTTTCGGTAGCGGTACCTGATTTGTTAGTGGAGTCACTTAATTTAATTGCTATCCTAATGATTATGATTTACTTTGATTGGCAACTGGCATTAGTGACCTTTGCTACTTTGCCCTTTATTATTCTTGCTACTAGCTTTTTTAATGAAAAAATTAGTGGATTAGGCAAATTGGTAGAAGAAACTTTGGGTGAAGTGACTAGCATATTGCATCAGGCATTATTATCGATAAAAGTGGTACAAAGCTATGTGCGAGAAGAGTATGAATCACAAAAATTTTGCTTGCATATGCGTAAGGCAGCTGGTGATTTTATTAAAGTACAGCGATTAAGGGCTATTTTAATTGCTTTAGTAGAATTCCTAGCGTCCATCGGCCTGACGGGAATTATATGGTATGGTGGTCGAGAAGTAATTAATGATAAGTTAACCATAGGCGGCATGTTTGCTTTTTTGGTATATATTATTAATATTCCAACGCCTATCAGAAAGATTAGTGAAGCTGTTTCTAGTATGAAGTTAGGCATTGTTGCTTGGCAAAGGGTTAGTAGTTTGGAAAGAGAAACGAAGGTAGTGTTTGACGGAAAACAAGAAATTGATAACGTTATGGGAAAGGTTGAATTTAGAGATGTAAATTTTGAATATCTCCCAGAACTAGGGACCTTAAGGGGAATTAATTTTATAATACGTCCAGGTGATATGGTGGCCATTGTAGGACCAAGTGGTGCCGGAAAATCATCTTTTGCGAATTTGCTCCTACGTTTTTATGATCCTATTTCCGGGGTTATTTTATTGGATGATCTTAATATAAAAGAGATAAAGATGAGTTTTTTACGTAAACAGATCGGATTTATTCAACAACAACCGATTTTATTTAATATAAGTATTTTAGAGAACATTCGATATGGACGACCAAATGCTACCTTCGATGAAGTAAAAAAAGCAGCAAAATTAGCGAATGCCCATGATTTTATAATGAATTTGCCTGGTGGTTATGATTATATTGTTGGTGAATTGGGTAATAATGTATCCGGGGGACAGCGGCAGCGTATTGCAATTGCTCGTGCCATTATTGTTGAACCACCAATTTTATTATTGGATGAACCAACAGCAGCTCTTGATACAGAGGCTGAGAAATTGGTTATGGAGTCCATACGCAAAGTTAGTGAAAATCGTACAACGTTTCTAATTACCCATCGATTGTCTAGTTTATTAGATTCAGATAAAGTGATTTGTTTAATGAATGGCAGAATTACAGAAGCAGGAACACACGCAGAACTTATAGAACGAGGCGGAGTGTATGCTAAGGCCGTATTTAATGAAGAGCTGCAGGCATAA
- a CDS encoding DUF1540 domain-containing protein — translation MLSGVKCTVSNCKYWRNGEHCDASAIEVNVDGGGKAANQSEQTNCKTFYQK, via the coding sequence ATGCTATCAGGTGTAAAATGTACTGTATCAAATTGTAAATATTGGAGAAATGGTGAACATTGTGATGCTTCTGCAATTGAGGTCAATGTAGATGGTGGTGGTAAAGCCGCTAATCAAAGTGAACAAACAAACTGTAAAACTTTTTATCAAAAGTAA
- the aroH gene encoding chorismate mutase, whose amino-acid sequence MRGIRGATTVEKNESTEIISNVMELLSALVEANKIDIEDIGAVIFSSTPDVNSAFPAIAARNLGWTEVPLFGTQEIDSPNGVAHCIRVLILLNTDLPQKAISHLYLRGAVVLRQDINKEK is encoded by the coding sequence GTGCGTGGTATCCGAGGTGCCACTACGGTGGAGAAAAATGAGTCAACTGAGATTATTAGCAACGTAATGGAGCTTCTATCAGCTCTGGTTGAGGCAAATAAAATCGACATAGAAGATATTGGGGCTGTAATTTTCAGCTCGACTCCAGATGTTAATTCGGCGTTTCCTGCTATAGCTGCAAGGAATTTAGGATGGACAGAAGTACCTTTGTTCGGTACGCAGGAAATTGATAGCCCAAATGGGGTAGCGCACTGTATTCGTGTACTTATATTGTTAAATACCGATTTGCCACAGAAAGCGATTAGTCATTTATATTTAAGAGGCGCAGTAGTATTGCGGCAAGATATTAATAAAGAAAAATAG
- a CDS encoding Na/Pi symporter, giving the protein MYVMLLLSLIGTTLLLGGIYFMRLGLQKLLWTKLQSLLSQLTKTPLRGLFVGMFAAAIMQSSTAVSLLTIGLVHAEYLSFYQGLGIILGANIGTCSTVQLMTITIPEQVILPLFLFTLLLTIIFKKLRYLGMAASGLLSMFIGMSILSEALSSLSEFTTVVSYLLAAKENCIYGIFGGMIITLLFQSSSAATGVLMVLANDGIIDLTTATYVVYGNNIGSCLSSIIVALTASLSAKRLAAAHILLNVLGVFIFLPFTNLLVKIATYLTADFAGQVAIVHTLFNIISSVAVLPILRQYANLVMLLVPKRR; this is encoded by the coding sequence ATGTATGTTATGCTACTATTGAGTCTAATCGGTACCACACTGTTATTGGGTGGTATTTACTTCATGCGTCTTGGTCTACAAAAACTATTATGGACTAAATTACAATCACTCTTAAGCCAACTAACTAAAACTCCTTTGCGTGGTTTATTTGTAGGTATGTTTGCCGCTGCGATTATGCAAAGCAGTACTGCAGTTTCATTATTAACTATAGGCTTGGTCCATGCAGAGTATTTATCTTTTTATCAAGGCTTAGGGATTATTCTAGGAGCAAATATTGGCACATGTTCCACAGTACAATTGATGACTATCACAATACCAGAGCAAGTTATCTTACCATTATTTCTATTTACTTTATTACTTACAATCATATTTAAAAAACTTCGCTACCTGGGTATGGCAGCTTCAGGATTACTTAGTATGTTTATTGGCATGAGTATTTTATCAGAAGCCTTAAGCAGTCTTTCAGAATTTACAACTGTTGTTAGTTATTTGCTTGCCGCCAAAGAAAATTGTATTTATGGAATCTTTGGTGGAATGATCATTACTCTTTTATTTCAATCTAGCAGCGCCGCCACAGGTGTATTAATGGTCCTGGCTAACGACGGGATTATCGATCTAACAACAGCTACTTATGTAGTCTACGGCAACAATATTGGATCCTGTTTATCTTCCATTATTGTAGCATTAACAGCATCTTTATCAGCTAAACGTCTCGCTGCAGCCCATATCCTTCTTAATGTATTAGGTGTTTTTATTTTCTTACCATTTACAAATTTACTAGTGAAAATAGCCACCTATCTCACAGCAGACTTTGCTGGACAGGTGGCCATAGTACATACACTATTTAATATTATTTCTTCTGTGGCTGTATTACCAATACTACGCCAATACGCAAATCTAGTTATGTTATTGGTTCCCAAAAGAAGATGA
- a CDS encoding glycosyltransferase family 2 protein, with product MKFISIVVPVYNEEENIEFFYQEVCKHMESLPYKFELLFVDDGSSDATPLLLEKISQQDSRVRGLIMARNYGHQLALTCGLDHADGDGVITMDGDMQHPPEMLPVLLAKWEEGFEVVQTIRISTEGVSWFKSVTSGLFYKLINAMSKVHIQEGGSDFRLLDKAVVQSFRRYKERARFIRGMIGAIGYRQALVEFVAPKRFAGTSKFSLRKMMHFALDGITAYSKLPLRFAFFMGLLFALISFAVTMHVVYIKLFTLEAVPGWATISASILFLGGLQLLGLGIIGEYVGRIFEEVKQRPLYLLRVELKQQQKE from the coding sequence ATGAAATTCATCTCGATTGTTGTACCTGTATATAATGAAGAAGAGAATATTGAATTTTTTTACCAGGAAGTTTGTAAACATATGGAGTCATTACCTTATAAGTTTGAATTACTTTTTGTCGATGATGGTTCAAGTGATGCGACACCCCTGCTATTAGAGAAAATATCGCAGCAAGACAGCAGGGTTAGAGGATTGATTATGGCGCGAAATTATGGACATCAATTAGCTTTGACTTGTGGTCTTGATCATGCTGATGGCGATGGAGTTATTACAATGGATGGAGATATGCAACATCCACCTGAAATGTTGCCAGTTCTTTTGGCAAAATGGGAAGAGGGATTTGAGGTAGTTCAAACGATAAGAATTAGTACCGAAGGAGTTTCCTGGTTTAAGTCTGTTACTTCTGGTCTATTTTATAAGTTAATTAATGCTATGTCTAAAGTGCATATTCAAGAAGGTGGCTCGGATTTTCGTTTATTAGATAAAGCTGTTGTACAAAGTTTTCGCCGTTACAAAGAAAGGGCTCGCTTTATTCGGGGTATGATCGGAGCAATCGGTTATCGGCAAGCATTGGTAGAGTTTGTTGCGCCGAAACGTTTTGCTGGTACATCTAAATTCTCTCTGCGAAAAATGATGCATTTTGCTCTTGATGGAATTACTGCTTATTCTAAATTACCTTTACGTTTTGCCTTTTTTATGGGATTGTTATTTGCGCTGATTAGTTTTGCTGTGACAATGCATGTTGTATATATTAAGTTGTTTACTCTAGAGGCAGTACCAGGGTGGGCGACTATTTCTGCAAGTATATTATTCTTAGGTGGATTACAATTGTTAGGGCTAGGTATTATTGGGGAATATGTAGGGCGCATATTTGAAGAAGTAAAGCAACGTCCCTTGTATTTGTTGCGTGTAGAATTGAAGCAACAACAAAAAGAATAA
- a CDS encoding metal ABC transporter permease has protein sequence MMEFFQYDFIQRALLAGLITGIVCPLIGSFVVVRRQSLIGDGLGHIAFAGVTGGYMVGLYPVVGALIMTIAGAVGIELVRRRHMEFADMGLAIFFYAGAAMAIIFSTMTRMPSSGLLSFLFGSIITVSLVDVITIACSGTLVLAIVYFLFDKLVLMALDEDIAKVAGINTGMINMLFSILTALVVVVGMTIVGILLVSALMIIPVATAHLLRVGFKATMGWAVVFSIISVLIGLTSSFYLDIAPGGTIVMTAVLEYIFISIVRMSMNRKERQDVGTSSSFGNQ, from the coding sequence ATGATGGAATTTTTTCAGTATGATTTTATTCAAAGGGCACTATTGGCAGGTCTCATAACGGGGATTGTTTGCCCACTTATCGGAAGTTTTGTAGTGGTGCGTCGTCAATCTCTAATTGGTGATGGCTTAGGACATATTGCTTTTGCTGGTGTAACAGGCGGCTATATGGTAGGATTATATCCAGTAGTTGGAGCTTTGATTATGACCATAGCGGGTGCAGTGGGGATTGAACTAGTTCGTAGGCGCCATATGGAATTTGCTGATATGGGATTAGCAATATTCTTTTATGCGGGCGCGGCTATGGCTATTATTTTTAGTACGATGACTCGTATGCCCAGTTCTGGATTATTAAGCTTTTTGTTTGGGAGTATTATTACCGTATCTCTTGTTGATGTGATAACAATAGCTTGTTCTGGAACTCTAGTATTAGCTATTGTTTATTTTTTATTTGATAAGCTTGTGTTAATGGCCTTAGATGAAGATATTGCAAAGGTTGCAGGGATTAATACGGGAATGATTAATATGCTGTTTAGCATATTGACAGCTTTAGTCGTTGTCGTTGGCATGACGATAGTTGGTATCTTACTTGTCAGTGCGTTAATGATAATACCCGTGGCAACAGCTCATCTGCTCAGAGTGGGATTTAAGGCTACCATGGGATGGGCAGTAGTATTTTCTATAATATCTGTACTCATTGGTCTAACATCTTCTTTTTATTTGGATATTGCTCCCGGTGGTACCATTGTAATGACTGCCGTTTTGGAATATATTTTTATATCGATTGTAAGAATGAGTATGAATCGGAAGGAAAGACAAGATGTAGGTACTTCATCTTCTTTTGGGAACCAATAA
- a CDS encoding metal ABC transporter ATP-binding protein, protein MCEVKLVDINFSYNNTVALENISLTVSKGDFVAVVGPNGAGKSTMLRVTAGLLKPNRGEVSIGGKDLLTAKGHGLIGYVPQNYGKNIMGFPATVKEVVALGLTLGSAATRNNHQAAKHITSHMLELVGAENLRDRRIGELSGGQQQRVMVAMALAANPELLLLDEPTSGIDYEASAKIYELLGTLNKNLGITVVMVSHDIEKAVSWANKVACINRKLCFYGSSEEFEATHAQARHLWYYTG, encoded by the coding sequence ATGTGTGAAGTAAAACTAGTAGATATTAATTTTTCTTATAATAATACGGTTGCGTTAGAAAATATATCTCTAACGGTTTCAAAAGGGGATTTTGTTGCTGTAGTTGGTCCAAACGGAGCTGGTAAAAGTACGATGCTTAGAGTTACAGCCGGACTTTTAAAACCCAACCGTGGAGAGGTAAGTATCGGTGGAAAAGATTTACTTACCGCAAAAGGACATGGCTTAATTGGTTATGTACCGCAAAATTATGGAAAGAATATAATGGGATTTCCAGCAACTGTGAAAGAGGTCGTAGCACTGGGATTAACGTTAGGTTCAGCAGCTACTCGGAATAATCATCAGGCTGCCAAGCACATTACTAGCCATATGTTAGAGTTGGTGGGGGCAGAGAACTTACGCGATCGGCGTATTGGTGAGCTTTCAGGCGGGCAGCAACAGAGGGTTATGGTGGCAATGGCTTTGGCAGCGAATCCAGAGTTACTATTATTAGATGAACCCACTAGCGGAATTGATTATGAAGCAAGTGCAAAAATCTACGAGCTCTTAGGTACTTTAAATAAAAATCTAGGTATTACAGTAGTTATGGTTTCTCATGATATTGAAAAAGCGGTATCATGGGCTAATAAAGTAGCATGTATCAATCGAAAACTATGTTTCTATGGTAGTAGTGAAGAGTTTGAAGCTACTCATGCTCAGGCTCGGCATTTGTGGTATTATACAGGGTGA
- a CDS encoding Fur family transcriptional regulator, with protein sequence MILAKGFALFTYFYVANKNVITYLKEKYKMIYEVMKQLKDKGFRITPQRRVIIEKIVHTAGLLTAAEIWNLVRQEYSDIGLDTIYRNISMLTEMGILIPISGTGKESTRYELAHANHHHHVVCVKCGQAVCIDYCPINQEFIEMLRMNGYELIRHNVELLGLCTDCKSL encoded by the coding sequence GTGATACTCGCCAAGGGCTTTGCACTCTTTACTTATTTTTATGTTGCTAATAAGAATGTTATTACTTATTTAAAGGAAAAATATAAAATGATATATGAAGTAATGAAACAATTAAAAGACAAAGGATTTCGAATTACGCCTCAGCGGCGCGTTATTATAGAAAAAATTGTACATACGGCAGGATTGTTAACGGCAGCTGAAATCTGGAATTTAGTGCGTCAAGAATATAGCGACATTGGGCTAGACACAATTTATCGAAATATTAGTATGTTAACAGAGATGGGGATTCTTATACCAATTTCCGGAACGGGAAAAGAGAGTACACGATATGAATTGGCTCACGCCAATCACCATCATCATGTTGTTTGTGTAAAGTGTGGGCAGGCGGTTTGTATTGATTATTGTCCAATTAATCAAGAATTTATTGAAATGCTCAGGATGAATGGATATGAATTAATTCGTCATAATGTTGAATTACTAGGTCTATGTACGGATTGTAAAAGTCTGTGA
- a CDS encoding NlpC/P60 family protein — protein sequence MTKFFRVVVLLLFLVSAGTITCAAAAYHQGDQGDDIASIQAQLNALGYNAGSPDGDFGEVTVKAVKNFQRDRGLDADGVIGMQTYRAIMGREMSVSRDSSSAATRRVIQTALRYQGVPYVFGGTTPNGFDCSGFTRYVFAQAGVYLPRAADEQYEVGQPVSYSRLQPGDTVFFTTYEAGASHSGIYVGNGQFISATSSRGVVIDRLDSGYWGARYLGARRVL from the coding sequence TTGACTAAATTTTTTCGAGTCGTGGTGTTGTTGCTATTTTTAGTTAGTGCAGGAACCATAACCTGCGCGGCAGCTGCTTACCATCAAGGCGATCAGGGTGATGACATAGCTAGTATTCAAGCACAATTAAATGCACTTGGGTATAATGCTGGTAGCCCAGATGGGGATTTTGGTGAAGTAACAGTTAAGGCAGTAAAAAACTTTCAAAGAGACAGAGGTCTAGACGCTGATGGAGTGATTGGTATGCAAACATACCGTGCGATCATGGGCAGAGAGATGTCAGTTAGTCGTGATAGTTCTAGTGCTGCAACTAGGCGGGTAATACAGACAGCATTGCGTTATCAAGGTGTACCTTATGTTTTTGGTGGGACTACACCGAATGGTTTTGATTGTTCGGGTTTTACTCGCTATGTATTCGCGCAAGCTGGTGTTTATTTGCCAAGAGCTGCTGATGAACAGTATGAAGTTGGGCAACCTGTATCCTACAGTCGCCTACAACCAGGAGACACTGTGTTTTTTACTACCTATGAAGCTGGTGCTTCCCATTCTGGTATTTATGTGGGCAATGGGCAGTTTATTAGCGCTACTTCAAGTCGCGGAGTAGTAATTGATCGATTGGATAGTGGTTACTGGGGAGCACGTTACCTAGGAGCGCGTCGGGTGCTATAA